The Clostridium septicum genome contains a region encoding:
- the galU gene encoding UTP--glucose-1-phosphate uridylyltransferase GalU, with the protein MKVRKAIIPAAGLGTRFLPATKAQPKEMLPIVDKPTIQYIIEEAIASGIEEILIITGRNKKCIEDHFDKSVELEMELAKNHKEELLELVRDISDMVDIHYIRQKEPRGLGHAIYCAKAFVGNEPFAVLLGDDVVDSQKPCLKQLMDCYSEYKTSILGVQTVNSEDVNKYGIVDGIHIEDRVYKVKDLVEKPAIEEAPSNVAILGRYIITPKIFEILENTKPGKGNEIQLTDALKTLIGNEAMYAYNFEGRRYDVGDKLGFLQATVEYALKKEELRESFIEYLSSKPWER; encoded by the coding sequence ATGAAGGTAAGAAAAGCTATTATACCTGCTGCTGGACTAGGAACAAGATTCTTACCAGCAACTAAGGCTCAACCAAAAGAAATGCTTCCAATAGTTGATAAACCAACTATACAATACATAATAGAAGAAGCAATAGCGTCAGGGATAGAAGAAATCCTTATCATTACAGGAAGAAATAAAAAATGTATAGAAGATCATTTTGATAAATCAGTAGAATTAGAAATGGAATTAGCTAAAAATCATAAAGAAGAGTTACTAGAATTAGTTAGAGATATATCAGATATGGTAGATATACATTATATAAGACAAAAAGAACCAAGAGGATTAGGTCATGCCATTTACTGTGCTAAAGCTTTTGTAGGAAATGAACCTTTTGCAGTTTTACTTGGTGATGATGTAGTAGATTCACAAAAGCCATGTTTAAAACAACTAATGGATTGTTATAGTGAATATAAAACTTCAATATTAGGAGTTCAAACAGTAAATTCAGAAGATGTAAATAAATATGGAATAGTTGATGGAATTCACATAGAGGATAGAGTATATAAGGTTAAGGATTTAGTAGAGAAGCCTGCTATTGAGGAGGCACCAAGTAATGTTGCTATTTTAGGAAGATATATTATTACTCCTAAAATATTTGAAATACTAGAAAATACTAAACCTGGTAAAGGAAATGAAATACAATTAACTGATGCATTAAAAACTTTAATCGGAAATGAAGCTATGTATGCTTATAATTTTGAAGGCAGAAGATATGATGTAGGAGATAAATTAGGTTTTTTACAAGCTACTGTTGAATATGCTTTAAAGAAGGAAGAGCTAAGAGAATCATTTATAGAGTATTTAAGTTCAAAGCCTTGGGAAAGATAA
- a CDS encoding ABC transporter ATP-binding protein translates to MANLSLQHIYKIYPGDVTAVKDFNLEIADKEFIVFVGPSGCGKSTTLRMIAGLEEISKGELYIDDKLVNDVPPTDRDIAMVFQNYALYPHMTVYENMSFGLKLRKMPKAEIDVKVREAAKILDIEHLLDRKPKALSGGQRQRVALGRAIVREPKVFLMDEPLSNLDAKLRVQMRTEISKLHQKLQTTFIYVTHDQTEAMTMGTRIVVMKNGIVQQVDSPQEIYSHPANMFVAGFIGSPQMNFIDAEVKEVGEKLTLNFGKETILVPEDKAKIIREKGYIGKTVVLGIRPEDMYDDSNYINEHPDSIFDANVEVTELMGAESYIYINKDGVAMTVRVNGSTKLQNGQIAKFAMDTKAIHIFDKESELAVL, encoded by the coding sequence ATGGCAAATTTATCATTACAACATATTTACAAAATATATCCAGGAGATGTTACAGCAGTTAAGGATTTTAATTTAGAAATTGCAGATAAGGAATTTATAGTTTTTGTAGGACCATCAGGTTGTGGTAAATCAACAACTTTAAGAATGATAGCAGGATTAGAAGAAATATCTAAGGGTGAATTATATATAGATGATAAATTAGTAAATGATGTACCACCAACAGATAGAGATATAGCAATGGTTTTCCAAAACTATGCATTATATCCACATATGACGGTTTATGAAAATATGTCTTTTGGTTTAAAGCTTAGAAAAATGCCAAAGGCTGAAATAGATGTTAAGGTTAGAGAAGCAGCAAAAATACTTGATATAGAGCATTTATTGGATAGAAAACCAAAGGCTTTATCAGGAGGACAAAGACAAAGAGTTGCGTTAGGAAGAGCCATTGTTAGAGAGCCAAAGGTATTCTTAATGGATGAGCCTTTATCAAATCTTGATGCTAAATTAAGAGTTCAAATGAGAACAGAAATATCTAAGTTACATCAAAAATTACAAACTACATTTATATATGTAACTCATGACCAAACAGAAGCTATGACAATGGGGACAAGAATAGTTGTTATGAAGAATGGTATTGTTCAACAAGTTGATAGCCCACAAGAAATATATTCACATCCAGCTAATATGTTTGTTGCAGGATTTATCGGAAGTCCACAAATGAATTTTATAGATGCTGAGGTGAAAGAAGTTGGAGAAAAGCTTACTTTGAATTTCGGAAAAGAAACAATACTTGTACCAGAAGATAAAGCAAAGATTATTAGAGAAAAAGGCTATATTGGAAAAACTGTAGTATTAGGAATAAGACCAGAAGATATGTATGATGACTCAAATTATATAAATGAACATCCAGATAGCATATTCGATGCTAATGTTGAAGTAACAGAATTAATGGGGGCAGAAAGTTATATTTATATAAATAAAGATGGGGTTGCAATGACTGTAAGAGTAAATGGAAGTACTAAATTACAAAATGGACAGATAGCTAAATTTGCTATGGATACAAAAGCTATTCATATATTTGATAAAGAAAGTGAATTAGCAGTTTTATAA
- a CDS encoding 5'-nucleotidase, lipoprotein e(P4) family, producing the protein MLKKYGNVFKFLFATFLIISISAFGIGCRTKLSYEKEKIIGTEDSITNDWRKESYINGILYQLSAEVKGLQYQSYKLATVQLDKRIAERESGMYKKPLAIISDIDDTLASDCNYIAGIILQDEKWDNGPWNGYYDSIASTSNVAIPGAVEFMNYASKNGIEIFYVTNREHTQLNLSVAQLQHLGFPNADKEHVKVCDESGSSDKTERRENILKDYDVVMYLGDNIGDFTEDFSKELGTINRNELASDPKYKDLWGDKYILLPNSTYGNYVESVWNNKKGLTEDEKVQAIKEILDNYSYKNTDKFEQWYKSIN; encoded by the coding sequence ATGTTAAAAAAATATGGAAATGTCTTTAAATTTTTATTTGCAACTTTTTTAATAATATCTATTAGTGCATTTGGAATAGGTTGTAGAACAAAACTAAGTTATGAAAAAGAAAAAATTATAGGCACTGAAGATTCTATTACAAATGACTGGAGAAAAGAATCCTATATAAATGGCATTCTTTATCAATTATCAGCCGAGGTTAAAGGTTTACAATACCAAAGCTATAAACTTGCAACAGTACAACTTGATAAAAGAATTGCTGAAAGAGAATCTGGTATGTATAAAAAACCACTTGCTATAATTTCAGATATTGATGATACACTTGCTTCAGATTGTAATTATATTGCTGGAATTATCCTGCAGGATGAAAAATGGGATAATGGACCTTGGAATGGTTACTATGATTCAATCGCTTCAACTTCAAATGTTGCAATTCCAGGGGCTGTTGAATTTATGAACTATGCATCTAAAAATGGAATAGAAATATTCTATGTTACTAATAGAGAGCATACTCAGCTTAATTTATCAGTAGCTCAACTTCAACATTTAGGATTCCCTAATGCTGATAAAGAACATGTTAAGGTTTGTGATGAAAGTGGATCTTCAGATAAAACAGAAAGAAGAGAAAATATTCTTAAGGATTATGATGTTGTTATGTATTTAGGAGATAATATCGGTGACTTCACAGAAGATTTTTCAAAAGAATTAGGTACAATAAATAGAAATGAACTTGCTTCTGACCCTAAATATAAAGATCTTTGGGGAGATAAATATATATTATTACCAAATTCAACTTATGGAAACTATGTTGAATCAGTATGGAATAATAAAAAAGGTTTAACTGAAGACGAAAAAGTTCAAGCTATTAAAGAAATCCTAGATAATTATAGTTATAAAAATACTGATAAATTTGAACAATGGTATAAATCTATAAATTAA
- a CDS encoding IS6 family transposase: MSKTNIKCPRCNSDKLYKFGMNKQAKQKYQCKQCKRQFVLGDGDGRPKLNNPKCPRCGKGTYLHHAYKHYNRYKCNNKKCNHIIVKHHTTNIDTASSELVSGSLSMKGMRFPLHVILTALTLYFLNNSSTRAISQFLMINSGIKVSHVTIASWTNKFAPFFKQKADKFKASLNLQSDDWHADETVVFINGERYYLWLAIDSETRFILAFHLTKSRSSDSAYALVNEAKKFGEPANFITDRLPSYNEAVATLLPNTTHIPVAPMSSDTNNNLIESFNKTFKAWYKTKKGFNSFQKANNLIYLFIFHYNFIRPHGSLNNCTPAEVAGFASDSFSKNSWFSAS, translated from the coding sequence ATGAGCAAAACTAATATAAAATGCCCACGCTGTAATTCTGATAAACTATATAAGTTTGGTATGAATAAGCAGGCTAAACAAAAGTATCAATGTAAGCAGTGTAAGCGCCAATTCGTCCTAGGCGACGGTGACGGACGTCCTAAACTAAATAATCCTAAATGTCCTAGATGCGGTAAGGGAACTTACTTACATCATGCATATAAACATTACAATCGCTATAAGTGCAATAACAAGAAGTGTAATCACATAATAGTAAAACATCACACCACCAATATTGATACAGCTTCTAGTGAATTAGTTAGTGGTTCCCTTTCAATGAAAGGAATGCGTTTTCCGCTACATGTAATACTAACTGCATTAACACTATATTTTTTAAATAATTCATCAACAAGAGCCATTTCTCAATTCTTGATGATTAACTCTGGAATTAAAGTATCTCATGTCACGATAGCCAGTTGGACTAATAAATTTGCACCTTTCTTTAAACAAAAGGCTGATAAATTTAAAGCTAGTTTAAACTTACAATCTGACGATTGGCACGCTGATGAAACAGTAGTATTTATTAATGGTGAAAGATACTACCTTTGGTTAGCTATTGATTCAGAAACTAGATTTATTTTAGCATTTCATTTAACTAAATCTAGAAGTTCTGATTCAGCATACGCATTGGTAAATGAAGCTAAAAAATTTGGTGAACCAGCTAATTTTATAACTGATAGATTACCTTCATATAATGAAGCCGTGGCTACGCTATTGCCCAATACAACTCATATTCCTGTAGCTCCAATGTCTAGTGATACAAATAATAATTTAATTGAATCATTTAATAAAACATTTAAAGCCTGGTATAAAACCAAGAAAGGATTCAACTCTTTTCAAAAAGCTAATAACCTTATATATTTATTTATCTTTCACTATAACTTTATTAGACCACATGGATCATTAAATAACTGTACTCCAGCAGAAGTTGCCGGCTTCGCCAGCGATAGCTTTTCTAAAAACTCTTGGTTTTCAGCATCTTAA
- the trpS gene encoding tryptophan--tRNA ligase — protein MENNTIEKKKVIFSGIQPSGDLTLGNYLGAIKNWVALQDEFDCYFCVVDLHAITVKQEPKDLRRRTLELLAIYISSGIIPEKNTLFIQSHVPAHSECAWLLTCNTYMGELSRMTQYKDKSKKYGDSIGAGLFNYPTLMAADILLYNTDLVPVGQDQKQHLELARDIANRFNNVYSPTFKVPDPYIPKVGAKVMSLQDPTKKMSKSDDNPNSYILIMDSPDVIRKKVSRAVTDSIGIINYCDEQPGVKNLINILCATKGSTPEELVKYYKGKGYADLKKDVAEAIIAELEPVQNKVKDILADKKYLEEIYKSGAEKASYNANKILRKMQKKIGFIPR, from the coding sequence ATGGAAAATAATACAATTGAAAAGAAAAAAGTTATTTTTAGTGGTATTCAACCATCTGGTGATTTAACTTTAGGAAACTATTTAGGAGCTATAAAAAATTGGGTAGCCCTTCAAGATGAATTCGATTGCTATTTTTGTGTGGTTGATTTACACGCAATTACTGTAAAACAAGAGCCTAAAGACTTAAGAAGAAGAACTTTAGAGTTACTTGCTATATATATATCTTCAGGAATTATCCCTGAAAAAAATACCTTATTTATTCAATCTCATGTACCAGCTCATAGTGAATGTGCATGGTTATTAACTTGTAATACTTATATGGGGGAACTTAGCAGAATGACCCAATATAAAGATAAATCAAAGAAATATGGTGACTCTATTGGTGCTGGATTATTTAACTATCCAACTTTAATGGCTGCTGATATACTTTTATATAACACTGATCTAGTGCCGGTTGGTCAAGATCAAAAACAACATCTAGAGCTTGCTCGTGATATTGCAAATAGATTTAATAATGTATATAGTCCTACTTTTAAAGTTCCAGATCCATATATTCCAAAGGTAGGAGCTAAAGTTATGAGTCTTCAAGATCCAACTAAAAAAATGTCTAAATCAGATGATAATCCAAATTCATATATTTTAATTATGGATTCTCCTGATGTTATTAGAAAAAAAGTGTCTAGAGCTGTTACAGATAGCATAGGTATCATTAACTATTGTGATGAACAACCAGGGGTTAAAAACCTTATTAATATTTTATGTGCCACAAAGGGTTCTACCCCTGAAGAACTTGTTAAGTACTATAAAGGAAAAGGTTATGCTGATTTAAAGAAAGATGTTGCTGAAGCTATAATTGCTGAATTAGAACCTGTTCAAAATAAAGTAAAAGATATTCTTGCAGACAAAAAATATTTAGAAGAAATCTATAAATCTGGAGCAGAAAAAGCTTCTTACAATGCAAATAAAATTCTTAGAAAGATGCAAAAAAAGATAGGATTTATCCCTAGATAA
- a CDS encoding zinc-ribbon domain-containing protein, with product MEDKKIICKDCGKEFLFTVGEQEFYKEKGFDNDPVRCPDCRRARKAQNNRR from the coding sequence ATGGAAGATAAGAAAATAATCTGTAAAGATTGTGGTAAAGAATTTTTATTCACAGTTGGAGAACAAGAATTTTATAAAGAAAAGGGATTTGATAACGATCCTGTAAGATGCCCTGACTGTAGAAGAGCTAGAAAAGCACAAAATAACAGAAGATAA
- a CDS encoding endospore germination permease, whose translation MNKLSSKHFILFIIGATLISLKTYPSLFISIGGRDTWLCALVASIIFILYVYYIMNICKNTDTYDIKLIFTSSLSKTLGKILLFIFSINLFLSALESAAIEANALHSTFFIESPVWYALIFFLLPSIFLLNKNVRTIVIFVLVGVGSLIINSILFILLTQGYKNMDYVLPVLGNGLNKNFFITIALIIGSLSSFAITIPFMKYMIKNEHIKIHSLYASCISTGLIVVSILGIITSFGPLRSANIFYPEFVLGQRIQIGGFLEFGELFFLYQTVVGFFIKYILSTYGILIIYNKLFSNRKLFTLVYTFLIFVFSTFLGGSNFMLFKLLKYNEITNLIIFFVIPVIIFTIYNIKFKHRIKANLKNEN comes from the coding sequence ATGAATAAACTTTCAAGTAAACATTTTATATTATTTATAATTGGGGCTACACTTATTTCTTTAAAAACTTATCCTTCACTATTTATAAGTATAGGAGGAAGAGATACTTGGCTTTGTGCTCTAGTTGCCTCTATTATTTTTATTCTTTATGTATATTATATAATGAATATTTGTAAAAATACTGATACATATGATATTAAATTAATCTTTACCTCATCTTTATCTAAAACCTTAGGTAAAATTTTATTATTCATATTTTCTATAAACTTATTTTTATCAGCTTTGGAATCTGCGGCTATAGAAGCAAATGCTCTTCATTCAACATTTTTCATAGAAAGTCCAGTATGGTATGCTTTAATTTTCTTTTTGCTTCCATCAATCTTTTTACTTAATAAAAATGTAAGAACTATAGTTATTTTTGTATTGGTAGGTGTTGGATCATTAATTATAAATTCAATTCTATTTATATTGTTAACACAAGGCTATAAAAATATGGATTACGTTTTGCCTGTTCTCGGTAATGGGCTTAATAAAAACTTTTTTATTACAATTGCACTAATTATAGGATCTCTAAGCTCTTTCGCTATAACTATTCCATTTATGAAATATATGATTAAAAATGAGCATATAAAGATCCACAGTCTTTATGCCTCTTGTATTAGTACTGGGCTAATAGTTGTTTCTATCTTAGGAATAATAACCAGCTTTGGGCCTCTTAGATCAGCTAATATATTTTATCCTGAATTTGTTTTAGGGCAAAGAATTCAAATAGGTGGATTTTTAGAATTTGGAGAATTATTTTTTCTCTATCAAACAGTTGTTGGTTTTTTCATAAAATATATTTTATCTACTTATGGAATTTTAATAATATATAATAAACTTTTCTCTAATAGAAAATTATTTACATTAGTTTATACATTTTTAATATTTGTATTTTCTACATTTCTTGGAGGAAGCAACTTCATGTTATTTAAATTATTAAAGTACAATGAGATAACAAACCTAATTATATTTTTTGTAATTCCTGTAATAATTTTCACTATTTATAATATAAAATTTAAACATAGAATTAAAGCTAATTTAAAAAATGAAAATTAA
- a CDS encoding spore germination protein — protein MMKNLDYIKEKLKNSFDVKYRTVETVLGKATIVFIDDLCNSELISDNVVFPIRGFGELQPSEGKITTLQELIDNVLNINAAGLAKDKDDAVMHVLSGDPIIIFDDFEDIVYVEAKGFPVRGVGTPETESVIKGPREGFNELIVNNVALIRRRIKNPDLKFEAVVVGEKSKTAVAVTYIDGIAPEGLINEVKEKVKNLDIRFILDTNYIEDAIKKQKSFFDTVGYTEKPDEVAAKLLEGRVAVIVDGTPFVITVPYFFLENFQMPDDYYVNRYYTNFNRILRWVAFFIATLLPGLYVAVITYHFSMIPSLFMFRLAVSRAGVPFPTFIEVIIMMLAFQLIKEAGLRLPQPIGGAMSIVSALILGDAAVGAGIASRITIIIVALSTLCYFLIPKLYGAVSFWAIILVIFAALFGIPGFLCGALLLLMQLSELDTVGYPFLFPIGSVNEYKFKDVVLRGELNRISQNIIGRGKTDESKKNK, from the coding sequence ATTATGAAAAATTTAGATTATATTAAAGAGAAACTTAAAAACTCTTTTGATGTCAAATACAGAACAGTAGAAACTGTATTGGGAAAAGCTACTATAGTATTTATAGATGATTTATGCAATTCAGAATTAATAAGTGATAATGTAGTGTTTCCAATTAGAGGTTTTGGAGAACTACAACCTAGTGAAGGGAAAATTACAACATTACAAGAACTTATAGATAATGTATTAAATATAAATGCAGCAGGACTAGCAAAAGATAAAGATGATGCAGTAATGCATGTATTGTCAGGAGATCCTATAATTATATTTGATGATTTTGAAGATATTGTTTATGTAGAAGCTAAAGGTTTTCCAGTAAGAGGTGTAGGAACACCAGAAACAGAATCTGTAATAAAAGGTCCAAGAGAAGGATTTAATGAGTTAATAGTAAATAATGTAGCACTTATTAGAAGAAGAATAAAAAATCCTGATCTTAAATTTGAGGCTGTTGTAGTAGGAGAAAAGTCTAAAACAGCAGTTGCGGTGACATATATAGACGGTATAGCACCTGAGGGATTAATAAATGAAGTAAAAGAGAAAGTAAAAAATTTAGATATAAGATTTATATTAGACACAAATTATATTGAGGATGCTATTAAAAAACAAAAGAGCTTTTTTGATACAGTAGGTTATACAGAAAAACCAGATGAAGTGGCAGCAAAATTATTAGAGGGGAGAGTTGCTGTAATAGTAGATGGAACCCCATTTGTTATTACAGTACCATATTTTTTCTTAGAAAATTTTCAAATGCCAGATGATTATTATGTAAATAGATATTATACAAATTTTAATCGTATATTGAGATGGGTAGCTTTTTTTATAGCAACATTACTTCCAGGTTTATATGTTGCTGTAATAACATATCATTTTTCAATGATTCCATCATTATTTATGTTTAGACTTGCTGTGTCTAGGGCAGGAGTCCCCTTTCCTACATTTATAGAAGTAATAATAATGATGTTAGCATTTCAACTTATTAAAGAGGCCGGGCTTAGACTTCCACAACCTATTGGGGGAGCAATGAGTATAGTTTCAGCACTTATACTAGGAGATGCAGCAGTTGGAGCTGGCATAGCATCTAGAATTACTATAATAATAGTGGCTTTAAGTACGCTTTGTTATTTTTTAATTCCAAAGCTGTATGGAGCAGTTTCATTTTGGGCAATAATATTGGTAATATTTGCAGCTTTATTTGGTATTCCAGGATTTCTATGTGGAGCTTTATTATTATTAATGCAATTATCAGAGTTAGACACAGTAGGATATCCATTCTTATTTCCAATTGGAAGTGTAAATGAATATAAATTTAAAGATGTAGTATTAAGGGGAGAATTAAATAGGATATCTCAAAATATAATAGGAAGAGGTAAGACGGATGAAAGTAAAAAAAATAAGTAA
- a CDS encoding Ger(x)C family spore germination protein — translation MKVKKISKCIIMLLIPLLLGGCFSYQDINKVTFSTSIIFDIDDFGNSVVYLDCIKPYRSTNESSDKGRRIIYKGVGKTSLEALRDINLASSFELNYSQNRAYIFTEKAARNGIRKYLDLINNNQEFQIKPSIFVYFGDIKDLLKVTSSDEEYLGLYLEDLVSKNRKNPRSMQMNINDYLSTSLMANNTNVTGTIEIRDDALDKKIEISGGCVFKDDVLVERIDSKDALSYNLLMDNVRGGTLEMTNPESAKDFITLEILQSKTRSSLKYEGEKLTLIKNIEMKVSLGEIQGKLKVDEELLNYIKSKKQQEIKKYLENIFEKYKSKDLDVFDIERLLEVNYPKEEIKDSMKITNLEVNIDLTIDGTEVVKDSL, via the coding sequence ATGAAAGTAAAAAAAATAAGTAAATGCATTATAATGCTTTTGATTCCATTACTTCTTGGAGGTTGTTTTAGTTATCAGGATATAAATAAAGTTACATTTTCAACAAGTATTATTTTTGATATAGATGATTTTGGAAATTCAGTGGTGTATTTAGATTGTATAAAGCCGTATAGAAGCACTAATGAAAGTTCAGATAAAGGAAGGCGCATAATTTATAAAGGTGTTGGTAAAACTTCATTAGAGGCTTTAAGGGATATTAATTTAGCATCAAGTTTTGAATTGAATTATAGTCAAAATAGAGCATATATATTTACAGAAAAAGCCGCAAGAAATGGCATTAGAAAATATTTAGATTTAATAAATAATAATCAAGAGTTTCAAATTAAACCAAGTATATTTGTTTATTTTGGTGATATTAAGGATTTACTAAAAGTAACTTCAAGTGATGAGGAATATCTAGGGTTATATTTGGAAGATTTAGTAAGTAAAAATAGAAAAAATCCTAGAAGTATGCAAATGAATATAAATGACTATTTAAGTACATCATTAATGGCTAATAATACTAATGTAACAGGAACTATAGAAATAAGAGATGATGCTTTAGATAAGAAGATAGAAATATCAGGAGGATGTGTCTTTAAAGATGATGTTTTAGTAGAAAGAATAGATTCAAAAGATGCATTAAGTTATAACCTTTTAATGGATAATGTAAGAGGTGGAACATTAGAAATGACAAATCCAGAATCAGCAAAAGATTTTATAACATTGGAAATATTACAAAGCAAGACTAGAAGTAGTCTTAAATATGAAGGGGAAAAATTAACTCTAATTAAAAATATTGAAATGAAAGTATCACTTGGAGAAATTCAAGGAAAATTGAAAGTAGATGAAGAACTTTTAAATTATATAAAAAGTAAAAAACAACAAGAAATAAAAAAATACTTAGAAAATATATTTGAAAAATATAAGTCAAAAGATTTAGATGTATTTGATATCGAGAGATTATTAGAGGTAAATTATCCTAAAGAAGAAATAAAAGATTCTATGAAAATAACAAATTTAGAAGTTAATATAGATTTGACTATAGACGGAACAGAAGTAGTAAAAGATAGTTTATAA
- a CDS encoding AlbA family DNA-binding domain-containing protein, which produces MDNKKIMSIIKREEGIKLDFKLKLSLNCESGKKELAKDICAIANSNGGRGYIIVGIQDKTKKIVGLRNEDLFSEEQVQQIISSRCEPPIPISVDIYNIQEKKICIITIYDGDQKPYQIRETGSFYIRRGSTTDTMRKQELVAAFQESLDFSIETCPIIKSNIEFLNIDIVSKYFQNKGIYISKDNKKFLLESAGITYIDKESGEEKCTLGGLLVFSDNNSICIPQNMIRIIDRTDIFSVNVIQGNLLDIIDKSEVLLKELLPSKYPIEAVVEGIKNAVLYREYSAINKIIEVVISYNSVLIISPGKMIEENIRGQKINYNKRNMWIYEKLMTLDNNKRLLNNGKGFTRMRNAFKGKGKVKFINSKTDDSFKVILPGVKFY; this is translated from the coding sequence ATGGATAATAAGAAAATAATGTCCATTATAAAAAGAGAAGAAGGCATTAAATTAGATTTTAAGCTGAAACTATCTCTTAATTGTGAAAGTGGAAAAAAAGAATTAGCAAAAGATATTTGTGCTATAGCTAATTCTAATGGTGGAAGAGGATATATTATAGTAGGAATACAAGATAAAACTAAAAAAATAGTTGGATTAAGAAATGAAGATTTATTTTCAGAAGAACAAGTACAACAAATTATATCTTCAAGATGCGAACCACCAATTCCTATTTCAGTAGATATATATAATATTCAAGAAAAGAAAATTTGTATTATAACAATATATGATGGAGATCAAAAGCCTTATCAAATTAGAGAAACAGGATCCTTTTATATAAGAAGGGGTTCTACCACAGATACCATGAGAAAGCAAGAACTTGTTGCAGCATTTCAAGAGAGTCTTGATTTTTCAATTGAGACGTGTCCTATAATAAAAAGTAATATAGAATTTTTAAATATAGATATAGTTAGTAAATATTTTCAAAATAAAGGAATATATATAAGTAAAGACAATAAAAAATTTCTTTTAGAAAGCGCTGGAATAACTTATATTGATAAGGAGAGTGGTGAAGAAAAATGTACTTTAGGAGGTCTTTTGGTATTTTCTGATAATAATAGTATTTGTATCCCTCAGAATATGATTAGGATAATAGATAGAACTGATATATTTTCGGTAAACGTTATCCAGGGTAATCTTTTAGATATTATAGATAAATCAGAAGTTTTATTAAAAGAATTACTTCCAAGTAAATACCCTATAGAGGCAGTTGTCGAAGGTATTAAAAATGCAGTATTATATAGAGAATATTCAGCTATAAATAAAATAATAGAAGTAGTTATTTCATATAATAGTGTATTAATTATTAGTCCAGGTAAGATGATAGAAGAAAATATAAGAGGACAAAAAATTAATTATAATAAGAGAAATATGTGGATTTACGAAAAGCTTATGACCCTAGACAATAATAAACGACTTTTAAATAATGGAAAAGGATTTACAAGAATGAGAAATGCTTTTAAAGGAAAAGGCAAGGTTAAATTTATTAATTCTAAAACAGATGATTCATTCAAAGTAATATTACCAGGAGTAAAGTTTTATTGA